CAGTCGCACTCCGTCCAGGTGACGCTGCCTTCTCCGTCGATGGTGACGTCCAGCCGCTGGCGCGCGCGCAGGTGAGGGCCGGTCCAGCCGCCGTTGTAGGGGCCGATCCAGAAAGCCAGGTCGAGGGGGAACTCCGGGTCCGGCTGGAAGCGGAAGCGGTCGGACTGCCCGCGCCGGAGCTCTGGGGCGTGCTGCTTCTCGCCGCCCACGATGACGTAGAGAGGGGCCAGGACGACGTCCTGCTCCGGCATGAAGTGGACCGTCACCACGGCCCGGCGGGCCTGGAGGAACACCCAGCCTGACAGGAGGATGGTGGCCAGCGCGGTGCCAGTAAGCCACCGGGGCACTTTCTTGCGCGAGGACGGCTCGGGCACGGCGTCTCTACCTCGTGGTCCTCAGCGGTCTCCGGCTGAGGCCCTGTGTGTTCTGCACCAGGTGCAGAATCTCGGTGACAGTCGGGTCGTGCGGGTAGAGCTTGATGCCCATGTCGATGGAGAGCCGGTCGGATGGGGCGTCGAAGCGCCGCAGTCCCTTCACGCCTGGAGAGGTGGGGTGGCGGAAGAAGTGCCTACCCCCAACGATGTTGGAGCCGATCTGCTCGAGTCCGGCACCGTCCAGCAGCTCGGAGGCGGAGAAGCCGCAGGCGCGTCCCACGTAGCCGTAGTGGATGTTCGACCAGATGTCGAAGTAGTAGACCGAGCCGTTGAGGTGGTGCCAGTGCTGCTCGCTGGCGGAAGGGTCCGCCTGCCGGAAGTTCTTCTTGATGTACGGCTTGTGGTCCCAGGGACCGTTCTCGCGGACCTGGTAGGCCCACTCACCGAAGGCCAACAGCTTTCCGCTCATGGCGGTCTGGTGGCAGGACTCCAGGAACTGTCCACCTGCCAGGAATCTCTGCAGCCACGGCATCGCCCTGTACTCGGCGATGCAGTCCTGTCTGGCCAGCGTGTTGTGGCGCTGGATGCTGGTGGCCGCGCGGGACCGCGCGTTCTTGAGCATCTCGCCGACGATGTAGCGGACGATAGGGGAGACCTCGTCACCGCGCGGCGGTGACGTGCCTTGCTGCTCGATGGTGACGGTCTGCTGGGAGTTCATGTGATGCAAGCCTGGTGGATGATGGGTTTTCAGAGGGGCACGAGCACGCGTGTTCCCACCTCCCTGAACAACCCGGGTTCTACTTGTTTGGCCAGGGCTCGGTCAGCATCGTCGGGTCCGCACAGATGTGGTCGATGATGAACGTTCTTTTCTCATCCAGCTTTCCTGGATCAATGCCTGCTTTCTGGAAGATTGAGCGAATGCCGCTTAGGAGATACTCCATCGCGACACGGCATCCGTCTGGGGCCGCAGCAATGACATCAAACGGAAGAAACAGTGTGAACTGTACGTCTTTGTCCCGCTTGAAGACGGCAGGGCCTTTTATTTGGTTGTCCATCAGTTGCGTATCAGCGCTGACGTTCACCATGAGGCTGAAGCCAATACCATGCTTTTTCTCGAACTCCGCTATGTCACTGGCAGCTGATGATAACTCCTTTGCCAGCCATCTTTGCATTAGATGCGAGAAAGGAAAGCTCACGCCAGGTTTGATGTAGATTTGTCCAATTGAAACTTTCATGGCTTGAAGCTCCGCTTGTTGCCTGTAGGTACGTTCCCGGTTTTGTCGTAAAGGGCTTGAAGCCGTGCCGTTTCCACTGTTTTGGCATGGGCCGTTGTGGTTTCTCCTAGGTCCTGAACCACCCTACCCGTTACCTCGTCCGTACCATGAGTTTTCTGCAGCATCCTCACTTGCTGATGAAGTCTCGTAGGGAGCCCAGAAATTTTCGTCACGCGATTCAAGTCGGCTTTGCCAACCTTGTGTAGGACGCCTCCAACCATGATTTCATAGATTCCAAATCTTGAGGTCGAGGTGTTGCTGTTCAGATTGCATGTCTTCAGCCCCAGAGGGTCAGTGGCGGAGAGCGGGTCTTCGGGATAGCCATAGAGGACGGGACCCGCCGTGAGCCCCAACGGGTCCTGGCTGATGTATCGGCCGGCATTTGCGTCGTAGTAGCGGAAGCGGTTGTAGAGGAGGCCTGTCTCCTCGTCCTCATACTGTCCCGGCCAGCGCCAGGGGCAGTGCCGGACGGCCACGTCGGCCCTTCCCACCCCGAAGGCATCCAGCTGCATCCGCCAGGCGAGCTGCCCCAGCTCGTCGTACATCTCGGTAGGGGCGCCCAGGTGGTCCGTCACGACCGAGTAGCGCCCGGTGGCGTCCTCCCGGGCCATGGGAGAGAAGCTCTCCGGCTCGAACAACCAGGTCGTGACTCCCTCGGATGAGACCACCTCGTGCAGGGGCACATGCCCGTCCCATACGAAGTGCACCGCGCGCTTGGTGGCCACCGGGCCTGCTTCCTTGGCGTCCAGCACCACCTTCTGGGTGCGTCTGTCCAGCGCGTCATAGCCGAGGAGCACACGCTGGCCATCCGGCCGTTGCACCTCGTGCAGCAGGCCCGCCCCGTTCCAGCCATAGCGCCAGCTTCCCTCGGCCGTGTGCTTCTCCGTCAGGTTGCCGTCGGCGTCATAGGCGTAGCGCGTGCCGTCCGCCTCCAGCAGGCGCCCACCAGGCCCATAGCGCCTGTCTTGCAACTCTCGGGTGCGGTAGAGGTTTCCCACCGCGTCCATGGCCCGATGCTGGAGCCTGCCATCGGGCCTTCTCTCTCCCACCAGCCGGCCTCGGATGTCGTGGATGTACTCGGTGGCTCGGTCGTGCGCAGTGTCCGACATGGCGGCCAGCTGCCCCTCGGGGCGCCAGCGCCAGGTGCGTTGAGCCTCCGTCCTCACTCCGACGAGAGTCCGTCGCTCGGTGGGAAGGCCGGCCTCGTCGTGCTTCCAGGCGGCGACCACCCCGCCCGGCATCCACCGTGTCACCTCCAGCCCGCCCGCGTCCCGCTCCATCCGGACGGTCCACTCCGCCCGTCCCGGCGAGCTGTACGTCACGCCTCTCACCGAGCCCAGTGCATCCCGGAGCAGCTTCTGGTGGGCTCCCAGGGTGCTCTCCACCTCCACCCGGTGACCGGCCGGCGAGTAGCGTGACGTGACCTCTGCGTCCGCCTGCTTCTCCGTCACCACCCGTCCCAGCGCGTCCCGCTCCAGCGTCACCTTGCCCGACTCGTTCTCCGCCTCCAGCAGCGCCCCGTCTGCCCGGTAGCGGAAGGCGCGGAAGGTGCCATCGCCGTATTCCACCCGTGTCAGCCGCCCGGCCTCGTCGTAGGAGAAGTGACGTGTCCTCCCGCTGGGCTGGGTCGCCTTCGAAATCCGGCCCGCTGCGTCGTACAGGTAGTGCCATGCGGCTCCGTCGAAGCCCTCCTCGCTCGCCACGCGGCCCAGCTCATCCCGCGTATAGCGATACACCTCGCCCGCCTCGTTCTTCACCTCCACCAGGCGACCCTCGGCGTCGTGGCGCATGCCCAGGCGGGTGCCTGCTTCCTCGCGGAAGGCGGGCCAGTGGAAGCCCGCGTAGCCCATGCGCACCTGCCGCAGCGGCCCCTTCACCTCCAGGAGATTCCCCTCCGCGTCATAGCGGCTCTCCCATGTGTCGCGGCCGGGCGCCTCGACTCGTACGGGTCTGTCCAGCAGGTCGTACTGCACCCGCTCCGCTCCACCGCGCGCATCTCGCAGGGAGGTCCTCCGGCCCCGCCTGTCATGCTCCAGGCGCACCTGTCCCCCGGTGGGAAGGCGCACGCGGGTGGGGTTGCACTGCGCGTCGTACGCGTACTCCGTCCGCTCGCCGCCCGCGCCCACCTCCGCTGCCAGCAGGCCGCCCTCGTATTCGTAGCGCCGCGTCTCCTTGAGGGGGTTGGTTTCCTCCAGCAACTGTCCGCGCACGTCGTAGCGCCAGCGCCAGATGCCACCGTTCGCATCGATGGCCTCCTCGGGCAGGTTGTGGCCGTTGTAGCGCAGCACCACCGAGGCCCCGTCCGGCCCCACCACCTTCGTGCGGTTGCCGCGCGCGTCGTACTCGTAGAAGGTGGTGTGGCCCAGCGCGTCCGTCTCCGCCACCAGCCGCAGCGCCTCGTCGTACTCCTTGCGCTTCTCCCCACCCAGCGCGTCCACCTCCCTCACCACCACGCCGCGCCCGTCCGACTCGTACGTGGTGGTGTGGCCCAGCGAGTCCGTCACCTCGGTGACGCCGGCCTTCCTGTCGTAGCGCAGCCGGTGGTTGAAGATGCCGCCGTCTCCCCAGGTGTGCACGCACCAGGCATCCGGGCCCTGGCCGTCGTACGCGAAGTGGAAGGAGAGGCCCGTCCTGTCCGTCTCCCGTATCAGCACGCCGCCGTCGTAGGCGTAGCGGATGGCATGGCCCAGGGCGTCCTGCGCCTCCAGCAGGTGCCCTGACTCCGAGTACACGTAGCGGTTGTGCGTCACCTGGCCCGGCTCGCGCGGGTGCGGCAGCGCCACCCGGAGGAGGTGTCCCGCAGCGTCGCACTCGAAGAGCACCCGCCGGCCCGCGCTGTCCCTCACCCACCGCAGGTGCCCGTGCCCGTCGTACTCGTACTCCACCGCGTGGCCCACCCGGTTGCCCGTGCGTACCACGCGGCAGACGCCCGCCTGCTGCTCACCGGGGACGCACCGCAGCTCGTGGGTGAGGCCTTCCGCCGACTCCACCTCCCAGCGCTGCTCCGCCACCCGCCGCAGCGTCAGCCGGTTCACCGGGTCATACAGCTCCGTCCGCACCGGCATCCGCTGCCTGGGAAAGCCCGCGGTGTCGAACTCGAGCTCCCGCCCGTCCTCGGCCCGGTACACCACGCGCCCGGGCTCCTCCCAGACCGCGAGGTCCAGCGAGTGGCTCCATCCGCACCCCATGGCCGTGTCCCGCCACCCCAGACTGGACGAGTAGTGGCGCGTGAACCGCAGCGGAATGGGCCCCGGCAGCTCCCAGTCCGTCGCCTCCGTCACCACCCGTCCCGTCACCACGTCCACCGGGTGGCCCGTCAGGGAGCAGAGCTTCTTGTGGGTCCAGTCGCGGGCGCGCTTGCCCACGCCCATCTTCTTCATCACCCGGGCCGCCTTGCGGTGCAGGCGCAGGGACAGGGCTTTCATCTTCCGGCTGGCCTTCTGCATCTTGCGCAGCTTCTTGAGGCCCTTGCCCAGCAGGGCCATCTTCAGCTTCGTCTCCATGACCGACAGGGAGATGGTGGGCGGCCCTCCCACGATGACTGGCGGCCCCGCGGGAATGGAGAGCGCGATGGAGGTGGGCAGCTGCAGCGTCTTCGCTCCCGGCCCCTTCTTGCGCGGCGGTGACGGCATGCCGATGTCCTGGCAGCTCAGCACCGGGAGCAGCATGTAGGTGAAGGGCTCTTCATCCACCACGACGGTGGAGCTGCCCATGAACGTCTCGTTCTCATTCCCCGGGGGCTTGGCGAAGACCCCTCCAATGGGAAAGTGCGGCGGCAGCGTGCGGCCGCCCGTGCCCGCTTGTGCTCGCGGCAACCCGTTCACCTTCACCGTGGCCCCGATGATGGGCAGGTAGTCGAACGGGTCGAACACGATTCCGATGTGCGGGTGGGGAATGGGCACCACCGGCCCGGGCGGAGTGATGATGAAGTGGATGTCCACTCCCAGCACCGGGTCGAGATGCTTCACTGCGGGCATCATGCCGCCTGACCTCCCGCGGCCGGAGCCTCCGGCCGCCAGTCATCTCCCAGGACCGACTGCACCTCCGACTCCATCGCCTGCGCGGCGCGTGGCCCCTGTCGCTCGTGGCTCAGCCGCACCAGCGCCTCTCCCACGTAGGGCAGCGTCGAGGTCTCCCGCGCCGCGGCATCCATGGCCCGGCCCACCTCCCACGCGCGCTGGCCGTGCTCCCAGGCCCGCTCCACCTCCTTCGTCACCTCGTGGCACCAGCTGGCCATGCGCCAGCACTCCAGCTCCAGGCGGGCGTCCTCCAACTGGCGCGCCAGGGGCGCCGTCTCCTCGTACAGCGCCGCCGCCCGTGGGTACTCCCGCGCCGTGACCCAGGCGGCCCCCTGGGCCATGCGAGACCTCAGCCGGAGCTGTGCGCCCTGTGGCTCGCCCTTGGCCTCCGACGCTTCGGCTGCTGCCTCCGCCTGGCGGTAGTGCTCGAGCGCCTCCTTCGGCCTTCCAGCCCCCAGCAGGGCGCCTCCCATCACGAAGCGCGCTGCCACCACCAATGCGTACAGGCCCTGCGCGGTTGCCACGGCCACCGCCTGCGCTCCCAGCTGTTGCACCTGCTCCACGTCGCCCTTCGTCGCCGCGTTCCCCATGCGGACGAAGAACTCGCGGAACTTCCCCCCAGGCGTGTCCAGATGCCCGGCCTCCTGCGACAGCTCCTCCAGGGCCCGTCCCATGGCCAGCTTCGCCGGTATCGTCACCACCCGCTCGGGCCAGACTTCCGCCAGCGGCTCGAGCACCAGCGTCCTCGCGTCGTCCAGCACCACGAGGCGGACGTGCGCCGACGCGGCCTTCCGCACCGCGTCCTCCAGCCACTTCCGCCACGCGCCCGCGTCCTGTCCTCGCGCTGGCATCAGCACCACCACCAGGTGCTCGCACAGGCTCTCGTAGTGGGCTCGCAGCGAGTCGGATGCGGCCAGGAAGGCGTCCACGTCCGTTCCACCGTCCTGCACCGGCGGGCACTTCCAGCCCGGAAGCCCGTCCTCCTCGAGGTCGGCGCGGCTCTCCTCCGCCAGCCGCACCAGGGCGTCGCGCAGTGCGTACCCGTACCGCGCCGGCTCATCGAAGGGCTCCTCCAGGCGTAGGAAGAGGTCCGGACATTCCCCGAGCCGCTCATCGCCCTCCTTGTGCAGGAAGGCCTCCACCATCCGCACCTCGTCCGGCTCCACCACCCAGCGCAGCAGGCGCGCCTCGGGAAGCTGGGCAAACTCCGTCCACTGGTCGTGCAGCAACTCCAGCCGCCGCTCCACCGCGTTCTTGCTCACCATCATCGGCTCCTGGGTGGGGGGGCTGGCTCACTGCCGCCCGCTGTCGGCCGGCGTCGGCGCCGTGGGCTGGGCGTCCGCTGGCGCCTCTGGCGCGGCCGCGTTCACGCCACTGCCACTGAGGGGGGCTCCTCCGCTGTTGAGGTTCACCACCGTCCCCATCACGGAGATGCTGGCCGGGTTGAGGGTGATGAAGTTGCCTCCCACCTTCAAGGTCAGGCCCTGGGACGCCTCGATGACCACGGTGGGCGCGCTCAGGTGAATCTCCTTGCCTGCTTCCAGCGCGTGGTTGCTGCTCACCTTGATCTGCAGGTCCTTGCCCACGGTGATGGACCAGGTGTCACCCACCTGCTCGTTGCGCTTGCCGCCCACCGACAGGTGGCTGTCCGCATCCACCTTCTCCTTGCGGCTGGCCTGGATGTGGACGTCCTGGTTGCCCGGCCCATCGATGCCGCCCACCAGCAGCTTCAGGTCTCCGCCGATGTGTTCCTGGCTGTGGCGATGCACCTTGAGGTTCTTGTCCCGGAAGACCAGCTCGTTCTGGTCGCCGACCTTCCCAGCCTTGCCCTCGCCGCCGATGGTCTGATGGCGGTCGTGGAGGATGTTCTCCATGGAGTCGTTCTTGACGTGCACGTCCATGTTGCGCTGGGAGTGGATGAACACCTGCTCCGCACCCTTCTTGTCCTCGAAGCGCAGCTCGTTGAAGCCCTCGCCTCCGGGCGAGGTATTGGTCCGCAAGGTGCTCTTGGTCTTCTCGTCAGGGAGCGGATAGGGCGTGGGATTGACTCCGTTGTACACGCGCCCCGTGATCAGCGGCCGGTCCGGGTCACCCTCGATGAAGTCCACCACCACTTCCTGGCCGATGCGCGGGATGAACATGCCGCCCCAGGCCTCACCGCCCCAGGGCTGGCTGACCCGCACCCAGCAGGAGCTCTTCTCGTTGCTCTTGCCCTCCCGGTCCCAGTGGAACTGGACCTTCACCCGGCCGAACTCGTCCGTGTAGATCTCCTCGCCCGAGGGCCCCACCACGATGGCCGTCTGGATGCCCCGAACCACCGGCTTCGGCGACACCCGCGCCGGCCGGTACGGCACGTCCTCCGGCAGACACGAGAAGTGGTTGGAGTAGCTCAGCTGCCCCTCCGACCCCGACTCCTCCTCCAGCACTTGCGGCTGGTAGCCCTCGTGCGCCACCCCCGTCAGCAGGTAGCGGCGGTTGAAGAGCTTCCGGGCATGGCCCGCCAGCGTGAACAACCCTCCGGGCACGAAGCGCTCGCAGTCGCTCTCCCCGTGCCCCTCCACCCGCAGCGCCTGCCACTCCTCCATCCGCACCTGCGCCAGCGTCGCCCCCTTGCCCGGCGAGCCCCGGCCCGGAAGCTGGTACTCGCCGGGGTAGTCGTACACCTCCAGGTCCGTGTCCTTCGCCCCCGTGCCCTTCACCTCCATGGACATGTTCGGCCGCTTGAAGTTGAAGTCGCGCAGCGCCACCTGCCCCGGCTGCACCTCCTCCGTGAAGCGGAAGCGCTCCACGTGGTCCCCGTCCGTCACCATCCCCGTGCTGTGCCGGAAGGGAATCTGCTCGGCCGGAATCGCCTTGAAGGCGCTCGCGGCATCTCCCATCACCAGCACGTGCCCGTCCGGCGAGTGCTCGAAGAAGTAGAAGATGCCGTCTTCCTCCATGAGCCGGCTCATGAAGGCCCAATCCGACTCGCGGTACTGCACGCAGTAGTCCCGCGGCTCGTAGCTGCCGCTCAGCGCCACCCGGTACTGGTCTGCCGCGATGCCCGCCGTCGCCAGCACCTTCTTCAGGATGTCCGGCGTCGTCATCCCCTGGAAGATGCGGCAGTTCTGCCGGTGCCTCAGCCGCCACACCTGCGGCACCAGCGTGGCGCGGTACAGCGTGAAGCGGGGCAGCGCCTGCACCTGCTCGAAGCGGCACACCAGGCCGTGCACGCTCCGGGGCCCCTTGTCTCCCAGCACCGTCAGCAGCGCCGGCTTGCCGACGATGCTGTCGAAGTCCAGGGAAGGGCTCATGCTGGCCAGCTCCAGGTGGAACTCGAAGAGGCCGGACACCGCCTCCTGCCCGGAGAAGCGCGTCACCCGCAGCTCGTCCGCGCAGCCAGTCACCATGAACCGGAACACCGCCGTGCTGCTCAGGAATGAGGACCTTGCGACCATGATGACGGACCTCGAAAGCGAGGGGAGGGGCTCACAGCGAGCCGGGAACACTCACGTGCATGCGCCGGTTCGTGCCAATCCACGTGTCCCGGCCGAGCCGGCGCGGCGCGCTGCCAGAAAGCTGGAAGGACTGCTGCACGCTCTCCGCCAGGAACAGCTCGAAGCTGTACTCGAGCGGGTCGCGGATGAAGAGCTCCACCAGCGCGCGCGCCTGCGGGAAGAGGTCTCCTTCCGGCAGCAGCCGCTGCCACGTGCGCGGCGGCAGCGGACCCATCTCGATGTGGAAGCGCCCCGTGCGGTCCATCGCCTTGCTTCCCAGCAGGAAGTTGCGGCCGAGCTGGTGGTGCGCCCGCCCCAGTTGCGTGCGCGCGTCGATGTCCACCCACCGCCCCACGAACTGGCGCACCGAGACTCGCGCCTCGCCCAGGTGCTCGCCCAGCAGGTCGGTCAGCGCCAGCTCCAGCCGCTCCGCCGAGCGTGTGTGGCACGCCAGCAGGTGCGCGATGCGCAGGAGCCGCCAGGGTTGCAGCGTGCCCGGCTGCTCCGTCTTCTCGTAGGTGTCCAGGCCCGCCAGGCTCAGGATCCGCCGGGACCACTCGTCCGTGCAGTCCGAGGTCAGCTCGCTCGTCACCCGGTAGCGGCAGAGCACCCGGAACAAGAGTGACAGCAGCCGGTGGTGGAACAGGTCCAGGAACTCGCGGCGGACGGGGCGGTCCGGGTCCTCCTGCGCCACCTCCTCGGCCAGCTGCGAGGGCAGGGGACTGCTTGCGCCGGTGAGCCCGAGGAAGGTGGTGACCACCTCGAACAGCGGTCGCTTCGAGTCCGGGACGTCCGGCCTGGCGGGCAGCTGGCGCAGGGAGAGCGCGCTGACATCTCCCGAGGCGAAGGCCAGCGACGGGTCATGCCGGAAGCGGATGCGCTCCTCCACCACCGGCCCGAGGTCGCCGACGCGGACCGCCTCCGGCGTCAGCCGCTCCAGGTAGGCCACGAGCTCGAAGAAGCCGAACTGCGAGGCCTGCGGGGCGAGCTGCTGCGCCGCCGCGGCTAGCAGATCATCTTCGCGCCGTTGCGCGGTGCCCACGTGTACTCCGTCTGAGAGGGGAGGAGGCGGATGGCCAGCTCATGGAACGCGTTGAGCGTGACGTTGGTGGCGAGCAGCTCGTCGAGGATGCAGCCGAAGAGGAAGGCGTCTCCCACGCCCAGGAAGCCGGACTCATCCAGCTCCAGCGTGGTGCGGTTGCCGCGCACGGCCACGCCCTCCAGGAAGCGGGTGCCCGCGCGCACCTGGGCCGTGCGCAGCGCGTTGATGCGCAGCCGGTTGGTGCGCGCCGCCAGGTTGTCCGTCAGCGCATGGAAGTTGTAGAGGTCCAGCAACCGCCGCAGCCCCGCGGCGTCCGACAGGGACTGCTGGTTGGCGGCCAGGTGCGACAGCAGGCGCCAGTGCAGCTCGGTGCCCAGCGGCGGCCGGGTGGGGCGACTCACCGGGGTGATGTTGCGGAAGCGGGCGTTGATGGGGGAGGAGGGCGTGGGCAGGCAGACGTCTCCCACCTGGAGCCGCGCGGGCAGGGAGCGGTTGGTGCACGTCAGCTCCACCGACAGCAGCTCCTCGCCGAGCGGCGCCGCCACGTCCCGGGCCGTGTCCAGCTGCAGCCACGTGTCGATGCCCTCGTGCACCGGCGACAGGGCGCGCCGCAGGCGGTAGAAGGTCCGCTGCCGGTCCTCCTCGGCCATGGCATGGGCGAAGTCGTAGAAGGGCTTGTAGTGGTGCCGCTCGTTGCGGCCCGTGCGGATGCCCGTCACCGAGTCCACCGAGTAGATCTCCGCGTGCTCGGCGGGCAGGTCCGCGGCCCGCAGCAGGTGCTCGCGGTCCAGCGTCCGGTGGCGGACGGGGTGCGCCGAGGCGGGGAAGAGGTTGATGGCCGGCGCGCAGTGGAGCCGGAACGTCTCCCGGCCGATGCGCGCCTCCGTCGCCGGAGGGCGCTCCAGCAGGAAGGACACCTCGAACCGGTCCTCCACGATGATGCCCCGGGCGGCCTCCAACTGCCGCACCTCGAAGAAGACGAACTTGTCCGGCAGCGTGAGGTACTCCTGGAGCTGCCGGTAGCCCTCGGGCGCATGGGGCCAGGGCAGCAGGCGGAAGTCCCGGTCGAAGCCGACGGGGTGGACGGCGCCCGGCCCCAGCCGCACCGTGCGCCCCGAGGCGCCGCGCAGCTCCACGCCCCGGCAGTAGCGCAGCAGCCAAAGGAGGATGTGCGAGCTGGTGACCAGCTCCGCGTGGATGAACAGCCTCAGGCTGCCGCCGGGCTTGAAGAGCTCCGCGCGGCCCTGCTCGGTGGTCTCGAAGACCAGGTGCAGGACGGGCGACGTGGCGGAGGAGCGGTCCAGCACCACGTCCTCCAGGGTGACGGGCAGCAGGTCCACGTCCGCCGTGGTGCGGAAGGCGCAGGAGGTGCCGTCCACGG
Above is a window of Pyxidicoccus xibeiensis DNA encoding:
- the tssF gene encoding type VI secretion system baseplate subunit TssF → MFSKYYMSELAYLRELGRAFGLSNPGVAGHLIEGGADPDVERLLEGFAFLTARIRERVENDIPELVHVLADLLLPHYLRPLPACTIVELTPQLRALRGRTRVAAGTELAARPVDGTSCAFRTTADVDLLPVTLEDVVLDRSSATSPVLHLVFETTEQGRAELFKPGGSLRLFIHAELVTSSHILLWLLRYCRGVELRGASGRTVRLGPGAVHPVGFDRDFRLLPWPHAPEGYRQLQEYLTLPDKFVFFEVRQLEAARGIIVEDRFEVSFLLERPPATEARIGRETFRLHCAPAINLFPASAHPVRHRTLDREHLLRAADLPAEHAEIYSVDSVTGIRTGRNERHHYKPFYDFAHAMAEEDRQRTFYRLRRALSPVHEGIDTWLQLDTARDVAAPLGEELLSVELTCTNRSLPARLQVGDVCLPTPSSPINARFRNITPVSRPTRPPLGTELHWRLLSHLAANQQSLSDAAGLRRLLDLYNFHALTDNLAARTNRLRINALRTAQVRAGTRFLEGVAVRGNRTTLELDESGFLGVGDAFLFGCILDELLATNVTLNAFHELAIRLLPSQTEYTWAPRNGAKMIC
- a CDS encoding DUF6531 domain-containing protein; its protein translation is MMPAVKHLDPVLGVDIHFIITPPGPVVPIPHPHIGIVFDPFDYLPIIGATVKVNGLPRAQAGTGGRTLPPHFPIGGVFAKPPGNENETFMGSSTVVVDEEPFTYMLLPVLSCQDIGMPSPPRKKGPGAKTLQLPTSIALSIPAGPPVIVGGPPTISLSVMETKLKMALLGKGLKKLRKMQKASRKMKALSLRLHRKAARVMKKMGVGKRARDWTHKKLCSLTGHPVDVVTGRVVTEATDWELPGPIPLRFTRHYSSSLGWRDTAMGCGWSHSLDLAVWEEPGRVVYRAEDGRELEFDTAGFPRQRMPVRTELYDPVNRLTLRRVAEQRWEVESAEGLTHELRCVPGEQQAGVCRVVRTGNRVGHAVEYEYDGHGHLRWVRDSAGRRVLFECDAAGHLLRVALPHPREPGQVTHNRYVYSESGHLLEAQDALGHAIRYAYDGGVLIRETDRTGLSFHFAYDGQGPDAWCVHTWGDGGIFNHRLRYDRKAGVTEVTDSLGHTTTYESDGRGVVVREVDALGGEKRKEYDEALRLVAETDALGHTTFYEYDARGNRTKVVGPDGASVVLRYNGHNLPEEAIDANGGIWRWRYDVRGQLLEETNPLKETRRYEYEGGLLAAEVGAGGERTEYAYDAQCNPTRVRLPTGGQVRLEHDRRGRRTSLRDARGGAERVQYDLLDRPVRVEAPGRDTWESRYDAEGNLLEVKGPLRQVRMGYAGFHWPAFREEAGTRLGMRHDAEGRLVEVKNEAGEVYRYTRDELGRVASEEGFDGAAWHYLYDAAGRISKATQPSGRTRHFSYDEAGRLTRVEYGDGTFRAFRYRADGALLEAENESGKVTLERDALGRVVTEKQADAEVTSRYSPAGHRVEVESTLGAHQKLLRDALGSVRGVTYSSPGRAEWTVRMERDAGGLEVTRWMPGGVVAAWKHDEAGLPTERRTLVGVRTEAQRTWRWRPEGQLAAMSDTAHDRATEYIHDIRGRLVGERRPDGRLQHRAMDAVGNLYRTRELQDRRYGPGGRLLEADGTRYAYDADGNLTEKHTAEGSWRYGWNGAGLLHEVQRPDGQRVLLGYDALDRRTQKVVLDAKEAGPVATKRAVHFVWDGHVPLHEVVSSEGVTTWLFEPESFSPMAREDATGRYSVVTDHLGAPTEMYDELGQLAWRMQLDAFGVGRADVAVRHCPWRWPGQYEDEETGLLYNRFRYYDANAGRYISQDPLGLTAGPVLYGYPEDPLSATDPLGLKTCNLNSNTSTSRFGIYEIMVGGVLHKVGKADLNRVTKISGLPTRLHQQVRMLQKTHGTDEVTGRVVQDLGETTTAHAKTVETARLQALYDKTGNVPTGNKRSFKP
- the tssI gene encoding type VI secretion system Vgr family protein, giving the protein MVARSSFLSSTAVFRFMVTGCADELRVTRFSGQEAVSGLFEFHLELASMSPSLDFDSIVGKPALLTVLGDKGPRSVHGLVCRFEQVQALPRFTLYRATLVPQVWRLRHRQNCRIFQGMTTPDILKKVLATAGIAADQYRVALSGSYEPRDYCVQYRESDWAFMSRLMEEDGIFYFFEHSPDGHVLVMGDAASAFKAIPAEQIPFRHSTGMVTDGDHVERFRFTEEVQPGQVALRDFNFKRPNMSMEVKGTGAKDTDLEVYDYPGEYQLPGRGSPGKGATLAQVRMEEWQALRVEGHGESDCERFVPGGLFTLAGHARKLFNRRYLLTGVAHEGYQPQVLEEESGSEGQLSYSNHFSCLPEDVPYRPARVSPKPVVRGIQTAIVVGPSGEEIYTDEFGRVKVQFHWDREGKSNEKSSCWVRVSQPWGGEAWGGMFIPRIGQEVVVDFIEGDPDRPLITGRVYNGVNPTPYPLPDEKTKSTLRTNTSPGGEGFNELRFEDKKGAEQVFIHSQRNMDVHVKNDSMENILHDRHQTIGGEGKAGKVGDQNELVFRDKNLKVHRHSQEHIGGDLKLLVGGIDGPGNQDVHIQASRKEKVDADSHLSVGGKRNEQVGDTWSITVGKDLQIKVSSNHALEAGKEIHLSAPTVVIEASQGLTLKVGGNFITLNPASISVMGTVVNLNSGGAPLSGSGVNAAAPEAPADAQPTAPTPADSGRQ
- the tssG gene encoding type VI secretion system baseplate subunit TssG gives rise to the protein MGTAQRREDDLLAAAAQQLAPQASQFGFFELVAYLERLTPEAVRVGDLGPVVEERIRFRHDPSLAFASGDVSALSLRQLPARPDVPDSKRPLFEVVTTFLGLTGASSPLPSQLAEEVAQEDPDRPVRREFLDLFHHRLLSLLFRVLCRYRVTSELTSDCTDEWSRRILSLAGLDTYEKTEQPGTLQPWRLLRIAHLLACHTRSAERLELALTDLLGEHLGEARVSVRQFVGRWVDIDARTQLGRAHHQLGRNFLLGSKAMDRTGRFHIEMGPLPPRTWQRLLPEGDLFPQARALVELFIRDPLEYSFELFLAESVQQSFQLSGSAPRRLGRDTWIGTNRRMHVSVPGSL
- a CDS encoding polymorphic toxin type 44 domain-containing protein, which produces MNSQQTVTIEQQGTSPPRGDEVSPIVRYIVGEMLKNARSRAATSIQRHNTLARQDCIAEYRAMPWLQRFLAGGQFLESCHQTAMSGKLLAFGEWAYQVRENGPWDHKPYIKKNFRQADPSASEQHWHHLNGSVYYFDIWSNIHYGYVGRACGFSASELLDGAGLEQIGSNIVGGRHFFRHPTSPGVKGLRRFDAPSDRLSIDMGIKLYPHDPTVTEILHLVQNTQGLSRRPLRTTR